A DNA window from Haliovirga abyssi contains the following coding sequences:
- a CDS encoding TetR/AcrR family transcriptional regulator, which translates to MDKKSEILQAAIKVFMRENYQNMKTAIIAKEAGVAEGTIYRYFKNKKEIFVEILNYYSKYIPEYLFENIKQKNDFETNLNILIDNYDKLSKEHKNFKKAYYKGLSEIEDERIKNILKFTLEDSFKRLENIFIWANNKKEGNFTKTSIEVITNTLWGLAEVIMKKEILGCEDVMEKDEISKMVKLIIKLK; encoded by the coding sequence ATGGACAAAAAAAGTGAAATTTTACAGGCTGCAATAAAAGTTTTTATGAGAGAAAATTATCAAAATATGAAAACTGCTATTATTGCAAAAGAAGCAGGAGTTGCTGAAGGAACAATTTATAGATATTTTAAAAATAAAAAAGAAATATTTGTAGAGATACTAAATTATTATAGTAAATATATACCAGAATATTTATTTGAAAATATAAAACAAAAAAATGATTTTGAAACAAACTTAAATATATTAATTGATAATTATGATAAATTAAGCAAAGAACATAAAAATTTCAAAAAAGCTTATTATAAAGGGCTTTCAGAAATAGAAGATGAAAGAATAAAGAATATATTAAAATTTACTTTAGAAGACAGTTTTAAAAGATTGGAAAATATATTTATTTGGGCTAACAATAAAAAAGAAGGAAATTTCACAAAAACTAGTATAGAAGTAATAACTAACACTTTATGGGGATTAGCAGAAGTGATAATGAAAAAAGAAATTTTAGGTTGTGAAGATGTAATGGAAAAAGATGAAATTAGTAAAATGGTAAAATTAATAATAAAATTAAAATGA